The genomic DNA TGGTCTTCTAGTATGAAGAAGACACGAGGATATAGATACTTGCTAGCATCAAATAAGCTCTGTGGTGATATAAAATGCATGGGATATGAACAGAAACGAGGAAAATTATCATCCAATAGACGCAGGGTTAGTCGGCTATCCAACTGATGAGCTACAGCTAACAAGTATGCCAGGTCCCTTCAACGAGAGAGATGCGAGGGAAAGGGCTTCGAAAGGTGAGCCTAATCCAACAGATATATACCTGTATGATCATCCTCAGGATGGTGAGCGGCAAGACACAGAAAATGCTTCTATAAGCCATTACGATGGAAATAGAGAAGATGAGCCAGCGGGGACGGAAAATAAGCGACAAAAGACCCAAGAAGGCAAAAACAGTACTAGTAGTAGCCAACTACCTTTGGGCAGCTCGAGCGAGGTAGGGCTTACTTCAGAAATTAAAAGCGGCAGAAATTCAGCAAACAACAGCTATATTGAGAGCGTGGCTGATTCACTGGCATCAATGGCGAACACGGAGCTGTCCATAGATCCAGTCGCGGGCGGGAGCACAAGCGAG from Zygotorulaspora mrakii chromosome 7, complete sequence includes the following:
- the HAP2 gene encoding transcription activator HAP2 (similar to Saccharomyces cerevisiae HAP2 (YGL237C); ancestral locus Anc_3.560), producing MNRNEENYHPIDAGLVGYPTDELQLTSMPGPFNERDARERASKGEPNPTDIYLYDHPQDGERQDTENASISHYDGNREDEPAGTENKRQKTQEGKNSTSSSQLPLGSSSEVGLTSEIKSGRNSANNSYIESVADSLASMANTELSIDPVAGGSTSEVNEVAEQPFYVNAKQYYRILKRRYARAKLEENLRISRERKPYLHESRHKHAMRRPRGQGGRFLTLAEIEELKNKEGSQSSTPSATDTPGVGIEDEKKYGTETKTTAPIQQESDKNKLACIKKK